A DNA window from Paenibacillus sp. HWE-109 contains the following coding sequences:
- a CDS encoding amidohydrolase, with amino-acid sequence MKEAIVAWLHAHRQELKMTYEELHDLAETSWQEHQTTRYLQQVLDEMEVEFEGFSTHTGLVARWYGSKISSLDDEKKGSTIALRTDIDALWQQVDGVGRANHSCGHDAHMTMVLFALKVLQAIGFKPAGELRVLFQPAEEAGEGALKLLEAGSLEDVDYLLGIHLRPAKELPYGQASSAIYHGACAVMEGKVTGAQAHASRPSDGLNVIEVLADIIQAVRAVSTDYAAVPASCKVTKLHVPNGSSNIIPDFGTFTIDIRAQTNVAMDALLPKLEAAVHSVGRAYGISMELQMASRMVAASPDLYLETLIGDVISEFLGDASLAQPPLTPGGEDFHFYPLHKPELHATMIGLGCGLLPGLHHPQMQFNLDALEIGAGLLALSVVRINSGLSN; translated from the coding sequence ATGAAAGAAGCGATAGTGGCATGGCTCCACGCACATCGCCAAGAGTTGAAGATGACCTATGAAGAATTGCATGATTTAGCGGAAACAAGCTGGCAGGAGCATCAGACGACTCGATATTTGCAGCAAGTTTTAGATGAGATGGAGGTAGAGTTCGAGGGTTTCTCTACTCATACTGGCCTTGTAGCTCGTTGGTATGGAAGTAAGATCTCATCGCTTGATGATGAGAAGAAAGGCTCAACAATAGCGCTTCGTACGGATATCGACGCTCTATGGCAGCAAGTGGATGGAGTAGGCAGAGCGAATCATTCTTGTGGTCATGATGCACATATGACCATGGTATTGTTCGCACTTAAGGTATTACAAGCAATTGGGTTTAAGCCTGCCGGGGAACTGCGGGTGTTGTTTCAACCTGCCGAGGAAGCTGGGGAAGGTGCGCTCAAGCTGCTTGAAGCAGGTAGTCTAGAGGACGTAGACTATTTATTAGGGATCCATTTGAGGCCGGCAAAGGAGCTTCCATATGGACAAGCCTCCAGCGCCATCTATCATGGGGCTTGTGCCGTTATGGAAGGGAAGGTCACAGGCGCTCAGGCCCATGCTTCCCGACCAAGTGACGGATTAAACGTGATTGAGGTATTGGCAGACATCATACAGGCTGTTCGTGCTGTCTCGACAGATTATGCTGCTGTCCCGGCTTCCTGTAAAGTGACTAAGCTTCATGTTCCAAATGGAAGCAGCAATATAATACCTGACTTTGGAACCTTCACCATTGATATACGCGCACAGACGAATGTTGCTATGGACGCTTTACTTCCTAAGTTAGAAGCTGCTGTTCACTCAGTTGGCAGGGCATACGGTATCTCAATGGAGCTTCAAATGGCGTCCCGTATGGTGGCTGCAAGTCCTGATCTCTATCTTGAAACTCTGATTGGAGATGTAATATCAGAGTTCCTTGGAGATGCCAGTTTGGCTCAGCCTCCGTTGACGCCAGGTGGGGAAGATTTTCACTTTTATCCCTTACACAAGCCAGAGCTTCACGCCACCATGATCGGCCTCGGTTGCGGATTACTTCCCGGACTGCATCATCCGCAGATGCAATTTAATTTAGATGCATTGGAGATTGGCGCAGGGCTCTTGGCCTTATCTGTAGTTAGGATAAACTCAGGTTTATCTAATTAA
- a CDS encoding helix-turn-helix domain-containing protein — protein MFTLFNLFDKIQVLKLDIVKQIFMKRWGGSIKNIQSILFIRNKSNSLFLRLVVGFLCIVLLLASLTFYAISISQKNIKQEIVKYNTMMLNNTRDSYEKHLDLIKRQMYLFFINKEIQQLKDSPQYEKLPDIVEEIRTWTSNPYLFINNIVLYSKREELVLEKATSTNAGMMFNVFNTSSEYPLDFWRQQFKEPYMSRILPSAHFSNTMYRTSPQLLGELIPIIIKNKENQDLYMIVFIDANKIYNAFHQSIYNDFIIYDEDGKTIFKVAEQGPFIAFEDLQKYGSSEFIKDKKYYFLIKGEGTGLTYVYRVPVEQIVSQTRLNITLIVIIVTAITLSILFSFLFAARINNPLKKVIESIRHMNDEVPYRSNIKEFDIISGEIHDHTMMRKQMSFINHLKEIRNHDHDTMKLDFTNKPFVFVLFQIQHYKSDLNTQALVQKWLYYIKIFIDSKLRPTFADSLTFQIERDQILSLVFTKQVPDLMELLSQMKEVFDHDKEYGVITIAITSVYLTSDQLSAAYEEVQELLGERLLIDETQIIHKRAAAQVAVGFSPDQEKEFEVHLKAGNTQQLVALLEHLFARWHSKRLSAAVMMRFAESLIGKIQNATTPFPLAPDGLDAILEKAVERIQRCCTIRELELLLIEWVTKTAEAVQEKKEEKYPVTSFVIDYINEHLAEDLYLDLLAEKVKMSSGYLSSYFKGKTGKNIVDYINETRITKATSLLADNQTKILEAAQAVGYQNITSFNRMFKKYTGLTPSEYRKKYDSASEKKVP, from the coding sequence TTGTTTACACTATTTAACTTGTTTGATAAAATACAAGTACTTAAGCTCGATATTGTAAAACAGATATTCATGAAAAGGTGGGGAGGTTCAATCAAAAATATTCAGTCGATCCTTTTTATCAGGAACAAATCAAATTCCCTCTTCCTACGGCTGGTTGTGGGTTTTTTATGTATTGTTCTTCTGCTGGCTTCCCTTACGTTCTACGCCATCTCGATTTCCCAAAAAAATATTAAGCAGGAAATTGTTAAATACAACACGATGATGCTTAACAACACAAGGGACAGCTATGAAAAACACTTGGATCTCATCAAACGGCAAATGTATCTGTTTTTTATCAATAAAGAAATTCAACAGCTGAAAGATAGCCCACAATACGAAAAGCTCCCCGACATTGTGGAGGAAATTCGAACATGGACTAGCAATCCCTATCTGTTTATCAATAATATTGTTTTATATTCAAAGCGTGAAGAACTGGTTCTGGAGAAGGCGACAAGTACGAATGCTGGTATGATGTTCAACGTATTTAATACGAGCAGTGAATATCCATTGGACTTCTGGAGGCAGCAGTTCAAAGAACCTTATATGAGTCGGATCTTGCCATCTGCCCATTTTTCGAATACGATGTATCGCACTAGCCCACAGTTGCTTGGCGAGTTAATTCCGATCATTATCAAAAACAAAGAAAATCAGGATTTGTATATGATCGTTTTTATTGATGCTAATAAAATATACAATGCGTTTCATCAAAGTATCTATAATGACTTTATCATATATGACGAGGACGGAAAGACCATTTTCAAGGTAGCGGAACAGGGGCCTTTCATTGCCTTTGAAGATCTGCAGAAATACGGAAGCAGTGAGTTCATTAAGGATAAAAAGTATTATTTTCTGATAAAAGGAGAGGGTACTGGTTTAACGTATGTCTACCGGGTGCCTGTTGAACAAATTGTAAGTCAAACACGATTGAATATTACACTTATTGTGATTATTGTGACAGCGATTACACTCAGCATCCTGTTCTCTTTCCTGTTTGCTGCACGAATCAATAACCCGTTGAAGAAAGTGATCGAATCGATACGTCATATGAACGACGAAGTTCCCTACCGGTCGAATATCAAGGAATTTGATATTATCAGTGGTGAAATTCATGATCATACAATGATGCGCAAGCAGATGTCATTTATAAACCATTTAAAAGAAATTCGAAATCATGATCACGATACCATGAAACTCGATTTTACTAACAAGCCGTTCGTCTTTGTGCTTTTTCAAATCCAACATTACAAAAGTGATTTGAATACGCAAGCTTTAGTCCAGAAATGGTTGTATTATATTAAGATATTTATAGATAGCAAGTTAAGACCAACATTTGCTGACTCTCTGACGTTTCAAATCGAACGTGATCAGATTTTAAGTTTAGTGTTCACCAAACAAGTGCCTGACTTAATGGAACTGCTTAGTCAAATGAAAGAGGTCTTCGATCACGATAAGGAATACGGTGTCATTACGATTGCGATCACATCGGTTTATTTGACTTCGGATCAATTGTCTGCGGCTTATGAGGAAGTCCAAGAACTGTTGGGAGAACGTCTATTAATCGACGAAACACAAATTATACATAAGCGTGCTGCGGCACAAGTTGCGGTCGGCTTTTCCCCTGATCAGGAAAAGGAGTTTGAAGTTCATTTGAAAGCAGGCAATACCCAGCAGCTAGTTGCACTTCTGGAGCATTTATTTGCTCGATGGCACAGTAAAAGACTGTCGGCGGCTGTGATGATGCGGTTTGCCGAATCGCTGATCGGCAAGATCCAGAATGCGACAACGCCTTTTCCTCTTGCTCCGGACGGATTGGATGCAATTCTTGAGAAAGCAGTAGAACGAATACAACGTTGCTGCACGATCAGGGAACTGGAGCTTCTGCTAATTGAATGGGTGACGAAGACAGCAGAAGCCGTTCAGGAAAAAAAAGAAGAAAAGTACCCGGTTACATCTTTTGTTATTGATTATATTAACGAGCACTTAGCTGAAGATTTATATTTGGATCTACTGGCGGAAAAGGTAAAGATGAGCAGTGGATACTTGTCCTCCTATTTCAAGGGGAAAACCGGTAAGAATATCGTAGACTATATTAATGAAACTCGAATCACGAAAGCGACAAGTCTTCTAGCCGATAATCAAACTAAAATTCTTGAGGCAGCGCAGGCAGTTGGATACCAAAATATTACGTCATTTAATCGAATGTTCAAGAAATATACGGGGTTAACGCCAAGTGAATACCGGAAAAAGTACGATTCCGCTTCTGAAAAAAAAGTTCCGTAG
- a CDS encoding extracellular solute-binding protein: MNGSKTELKVESPEPSELTKVKLPEVASLRILTENSPSWPAKKDWAVWKWVKEKTNITILQETQTGPESVALSIASGDMPDLYSVYPEEAQKYGAQGAFLDLSKYMDKMPNAKAFLASRPDVAQRLTSPGGEKYELLNDGAGAGNMRVWFYRDDIFKKHSLNEPKTWEELYETAKKLKQLYPDSYPFVFRHGLNTLGAFGPSFGLYPTFFEEKDTGKFKYGVNDPAFKTMIEYLNKFYKEGLIPPDWLSMDYKAWTQFITTNKSFITIQYIPQIEIMNNQLQNGAHLKFMPPPLGAGSKAYIPKADFDVLGFAVYSKTKNLDAALRFLDFIYSKEGKDILSWGKEGETYTIENGKRKFMPQFKEVVDLAKEAGIMTAGTYGIADANAVMSLRSENEQYSYKEAEKYQYPVVPILPILKEEERAAIAVDQEKVTKFYETSVAKFILGQTPMTQWDTFISDLNKLGVQKIIDTYQVGLDRIKVKK; encoded by the coding sequence ATGAATGGAAGCAAAACGGAATTGAAAGTGGAATCACCTGAACCAAGTGAATTAACTAAGGTCAAATTGCCAGAAGTAGCAAGTCTTCGTATTTTAACGGAAAATTCACCGTCATGGCCGGCTAAGAAAGATTGGGCTGTATGGAAATGGGTGAAGGAGAAGACGAATATCACGATCTTGCAGGAGACGCAAACAGGACCGGAGTCAGTAGCGCTTTCGATCGCATCGGGAGATATGCCTGACCTGTACTCTGTTTATCCTGAAGAAGCTCAGAAGTATGGAGCCCAGGGTGCTTTCCTCGACTTGTCTAAATATATGGACAAAATGCCTAATGCGAAAGCATTTTTAGCCTCCAGACCTGATGTCGCCCAAAGACTGACGTCACCAGGAGGGGAAAAGTACGAATTGCTCAACGATGGTGCAGGTGCAGGAAACATGAGGGTCTGGTTTTATAGGGATGATATCTTCAAGAAGCACTCTTTGAACGAGCCGAAAACGTGGGAAGAATTATATGAGACAGCGAAGAAACTGAAACAGCTATACCCGGACAGCTATCCGTTTGTTTTCCGCCATGGATTGAATACCCTAGGTGCTTTTGGTCCGTCATTTGGTTTGTATCCGACGTTTTTCGAGGAAAAGGATACGGGTAAGTTCAAGTATGGGGTGAACGATCCGGCTTTCAAAACGATGATTGAATATTTGAATAAATTTTACAAGGAAGGGCTAATCCCACCAGACTGGCTCTCTATGGACTATAAGGCATGGACACAATTTATAACGACGAACAAGTCGTTCATCACAATTCAATATATCCCACAAATTGAAATCATGAACAATCAGCTTCAGAATGGCGCTCATTTGAAGTTTATGCCGCCGCCGCTTGGAGCTGGCAGCAAAGCATACATTCCCAAAGCTGATTTCGATGTTTTAGGATTTGCCGTATACTCAAAAACGAAAAACTTGGATGCTGCACTGCGTTTCCTCGATTTTATCTATTCCAAAGAAGGAAAGGATATCCTTAGTTGGGGTAAAGAAGGAGAAACCTATACAATCGAAAACGGTAAACGGAAGTTTATGCCGCAATTCAAAGAAGTTGTTGACCTGGCCAAAGAAGCGGGTATTATGACAGCAGGCACTTACGGAATAGCCGATGCTAATGCCGTGATGTCGCTCAGAAGTGAGAATGAACAATATTCCTACAAAGAGGCAGAGAAATATCAATACCCTGTTGTTCCCATCCTGCCTATACTAAAAGAAGAAGAGAGAGCTGCGATCGCGGTAGATCAGGAAAAGGTGACCAAATTCTATGAGACATCCGTAGCTAAATTTATTCTGGGACAAACACCAATGACGCAATGGGACACATTTATTAGTGATTTGAATAAGCTCGGAGTGCAGAAAATCATAGATACCTATCAGGTTGGGTTGGATCGGATTAAAGTGAAGAAGTAA
- a CDS encoding ABC transporter permease: MKLSIFKQLKRDQTYVLLLAPVLIYYILFKYVPMFGISISFLDYNMFKGFLASPWVGFKHYKIFLENRDALVIIKNTILLGGYNLFFGFPAPIILALLLNELRSSIYKRFVQTVSYLPHFLSSVVVSSMIVMLLSPSTGWVSHAMQGLGLPTIDFLQKADWFRTIYISSEVWQQVGWGSIIYLAALTTIDPQLYEASKMDGAGRWKQTLHVSLPGIAPAIVILFILQIGHVLEIGFEKVFLLSNAATYDTSDVIATYVYRVGIIQGGFSYATAIDLFMGVIGFLLVYISNKISRRVGETSLW, encoded by the coding sequence ATGAAGCTATCCATCTTCAAGCAGTTGAAGCGTGATCAGACCTATGTGCTTCTGCTGGCACCTGTGTTGATCTATTACATCCTGTTTAAGTATGTTCCTATGTTCGGCATTAGTATATCTTTCCTTGATTACAATATGTTCAAGGGATTTTTGGCGAGTCCATGGGTTGGATTTAAACATTACAAGATATTCTTGGAAAACCGTGATGCCTTAGTCATTATCAAAAATACGATTCTCCTTGGGGGATATAATCTCTTTTTTGGATTTCCTGCACCGATCATTCTAGCCCTTTTGCTTAATGAGCTTAGGAGTTCAATATACAAACGATTCGTACAGACGGTTAGCTATCTTCCCCATTTTTTGTCCAGTGTAGTGGTTTCTAGCATGATTGTCATGCTATTATCCCCGAGCACGGGTTGGGTCAGCCATGCGATGCAAGGGCTCGGGCTCCCGACTATCGATTTTTTACAGAAGGCAGATTGGTTTCGTACGATCTACATCAGCTCAGAAGTATGGCAGCAGGTTGGCTGGGGCTCCATTATCTATCTAGCGGCCTTAACCACAATTGACCCACAACTGTATGAGGCGTCAAAAATGGATGGCGCAGGCAGGTGGAAGCAAACCTTGCATGTATCATTGCCGGGGATTGCGCCGGCTATTGTTATCCTGTTCATCTTGCAGATCGGTCATGTACTGGAAATTGGTTTTGAAAAGGTATTTCTGCTATCCAATGCAGCTACTTACGACACTTCGGACGTTATCGCCACATATGTGTACCGTGTAGGTATTATACAAGGTGGATTTAGCTATGCTACGGCGATCGATTTATTCATGGGTGTCATCGGTTTCCTGCTTGTTTATATAAGCAATAAGATTAGCCGCAGAGTAGGGGAAACCAGCTTATGGTAA
- a CDS encoding carbohydrate ABC transporter permease — MNKRIRLFDIVNVLLMGIVVCSMLFPFIHMAAVSISSSEYVLKNEITLWPKGIKFDAYTAVLRDKRILVGYKNTIIYVVLGTTLSLIFTTMGAYALSRKNLVFGKTFMLMIVFTMLFNGGMIPTYLVIRSYGLLNTIWAMVLPGLVSSYYLIIMRTFFQGIPRELEESGRIDGLSNFGILLRIVLPLTKPVMMTISLFYAVAIWGNFFSALLYLRDPNLFPLQVAVRNIVLIGQVEENTVSSAIGNKTLVLESLKYTVILVSTLPILLVYPFIQKHFVKGALIGSVKG, encoded by the coding sequence ATGAATAAGCGTATTCGTCTTTTCGATATTGTTAATGTTCTATTGATGGGAATCGTCGTTTGCTCCATGCTGTTTCCTTTCATCCATATGGCAGCGGTTTCCATAAGTTCTTCGGAGTATGTACTTAAAAATGAAATTACTCTATGGCCCAAAGGTATCAAATTTGATGCATATACGGCTGTTCTAAGGGACAAACGTATTCTCGTTGGCTACAAAAATACAATCATTTATGTGGTGCTAGGAACTACGCTCTCGCTGATATTCACAACGATGGGAGCCTATGCATTGTCCAGAAAAAATCTAGTATTCGGTAAAACGTTTATGTTGATGATCGTATTCACTATGCTGTTCAACGGCGGCATGATTCCAACTTATCTCGTTATACGCAGTTATGGTTTGTTGAATACGATATGGGCAATGGTGTTGCCAGGACTAGTGTCTTCCTATTACCTGATCATCATGCGCACATTTTTTCAAGGAATTCCTCGAGAGCTCGAGGAGTCCGGTAGAATAGATGGGTTATCCAATTTTGGCATCCTGCTAAGAATCGTTCTCCCTTTAACGAAGCCCGTGATGATGACGATCTCGTTATTCTACGCTGTGGCGATTTGGGGCAACTTCTTCTCCGCGCTTCTCTATTTACGGGATCCAAACTTGTTCCCGCTCCAGGTAGCGGTTCGGAATATCGTCCTGATAGGTCAAGTCGAAGAAAATACCGTAAGTTCTGCCATCGGGAATAAGACGCTCGTATTGGAATCGCTGAAGTATACGGTTATTCTCGTTAGCACACTGCCAATTCTGTTGGTATATCCTTTTATTCAGAAGCACTTTGTTAAAGGTGCCTTGATTGGCTCCGTAAAAGGCTGA